Genomic segment of Arachis stenosperma cultivar V10309 chromosome 4, arast.V10309.gnm1.PFL2, whole genome shotgun sequence:
TGAATGAGTTTTTACTATATAATTACACGAGAACtagaattaatttaaataacaaatttatttggctttttaaatttgttttcaagGCAAATATTatcgatttttttttaattttaattttcaactTTTGAGTAGACAAACATATGACAAATTACATGATACATTATCACTCAGATTTTTAGAGCAATAGATTAAATACCTAGTAACTTAATAGATAACTTGATAGAAAACACAACTACtgatttaatatttaatttggctctggaatttgaaattggatTCAAATTGACccctaaaattataattgagtCAATTTGAACtccaaaatttataataataactcGCGTTAGGCCTGAATTGATTTTCATGAATAACATGTTGATTTTACATGTTAATTTATTAAGATTTGGACTTCCCATCTAAATTTCATGTAAAGAAAAGTCTAGGGGGCCAGCAACTTTGTtaaattttggccagcatgtaactaGCAAAGAAaagtgagccattggatgaaatctcacaccattaaaactATCATTGATGGTTACAAATCACAAAAGTTGCTGACCCCTAGCATTTCTCTTTCATGTAATTGAGATCTGCTAGACCTCTTAGAAATTTGACTGACTTCCTAACATCTTCACAAAGACAACAATAATAAGTTCAATTTGAAAAATTTGGGGTTCTAGGAGCAGTCAAGCTCCCGAAAGTTCTAATAAATCTCAATGTGCATGGAATCTAAGTAAGGAATCTAAATCACAACAAGTTAATGTACCAAATCAATACGCCACTGATATAGATCAACTCAATGATTAATGTGAGTTACGACTATAAATTTCTGGGTGTCTAATTTgagtatattaaaattttaagaattaaatTAAGTCCAACCTCAGATTTCATGGGTTAAATTGACTATTAACTCACTACAAACACTTTCATAACAAcacataaatcatccataaaaataaATCACAGCAACAAACCAAGGCCAAGTTTCAAAGAATCCTCTTCCACACTCCACCCTGCAGCTACAACAGACAACCTAAACAGGGCTAAAATATGCAAACACAGCACTTGTTATCATCTGCATCACTACATTTTGATGATCTCCTTCCAAATGAATACACATGGAGATCCTGGTTGTATCACAAGCAAACCTCTTCTTTTAACATATGATGTTGTCTACCCTTTTACCTGAAATATACAACAAAGTTACATATTAAGTAATATTCAAAATACACAGAAGTGACAAAAAGCAGAACATATTTAAGTAACATACAATGCAAACCATCTCATATACATTATCTTTCAGTATAACACAAGAACAACTTCACATTGTTATTACAATTTTATAGACGACCAACACTAATCCTAACTGTATCTACATTATCACAATTCTTATGATCCAGAAGAACAATACTATCTACTAATAATTGCTAAAATAATGCATATTTGTTCAACTTACATCTTATCTTATAGTgaataatttcaaaatatatgGATGCCTGGATCTGGATGGATATATTATGTTTACACTAATTCTACAGATACTAATACACAAAAATGGAAGGGTTACATACCTGTATGTATACTAAGATCTGAGTCTCTTTAATTTAGCCATCTTAATTGCAGCAAATACATAAAGCTTGTCATATAGATCATTAAAGAACTTGAAATAAGCATATCTCCAAGATTTCTTCAAAATCAATGAGCAGGAAACTCCCCAAAACCCCATAATAAATCCAATCGCCAAAGCAATGTAAAACCCCTCAGTAAAAAACTGTTCTTTGTGATCATCATTTCCATCAACTGGATTCTGTGTAGGAATGAGACAGGTTTTGTTGAGAGGAGCACCACATAATTTTGGATTTCCTATATAAGCAGATGCATCTCTTGTTTGAAGTTGGGTACCGAGTGGAATTTGGCCTGATAAATCATTATATGATAGATCAAGAACACTGAGACGATCTAGCTGAGAGAGTTGTGAAGGAATCCTTCCAGACAATTGATTTCTAGACAGATCAAGAAAATCCAAGGATTTCAATTGTCCAACACCTTGAGGAATATTACCAACTAACTTGTTCCTCGAAATGTTAAGAGAAACTAAACCAACAAGACTCATCATCTCACTTGGAATCTCCCCATTGAATCTGTTACTTGACAAATCAATGCTTCTCAATAGTCCTAATGTACTTCTGTATTTTGACATTTTTCCTTTCCATATAAGTGAAGCACTATCAGCATTAACTCCAAAGCTGGTAATGCCATCAAAATCATCATAATATGCATCATAAGCATAGAAAATatcaacctttgaagttgcttGACTTGCCATTGCAGAAAGATTTCTTATGCATTTAGGTATATTCCCTGAAAGACTATTCAAAGAGAGGTCCAACAAATGAAGCTCATCAAGATTACATATACTTAGAGGCATGCTCCCATGAAATTGATTGGAATGCAAGCTAAGTATAAACAGATTTGAAAGATTATTTCCAATCCAGCTAGGGAATGGCCCAGTTAAATTATTCTTTGCAGCATCAAAAAGTTTTAGCTCTGTGCAATTAACAAAGGACAGTGGTATTTCTCCAGAAAAATTGTTATCACCTAGATGTAATGACTGAATTTGCCTCAATGATCCCATAGATCTCGGTAAGCTGCCATGAAAATAATTGTTGGACAAATCTAGGAAGCCTAGAGATTGGAAATTCATCCAACAGTCTGGGAGCTGTCCTCTAATGTGATTATTTGACAAATCTAAATACTCAGTGTTCGCAGACACGTTAGAACACAGAAAAAGATTTGCTGTTGAAAACATGTTGTTGGACAGAAACACTTGTGCTGACATTGAAAGAAATGCTGGGACTGGGCCTTCAAAAGAATTTGAGCTTAGATCAATCTGCAAGGCACTCTGAGGAATCAAAGGTAAATTTTCAATTTTGCCTTTGAAATGGTTGTGGGAAAGATTCAATTTTACCATTGTGGGAAGGAATTCCCAGAACCAATTAGGAACATTGCTAGATATTTCAGCTCCAGAAATATCCAACCAATTCATGTTATGTTGGTTTTGAAGCCATTTTGGAAAGTCAGGGCCCAAAATGCAAGATGCCAATTTAATCTTGATTAATTTGAAAGGGGGAACCCACTCATTGCTAATGTTAAAGACCAATGAATTATGAGATAAATCCAAAGTCAATAGCATGGAAAGTTTAGAGAAATGAGACTCAGATATCAAACCTTCCAATGAGTTATTTCCAAGCCTTAACTCCCTCAAATTGGATAGTTGTCCAATGCCTTCATGCAAAGTTCCATTTAATCCATTGCTATCAAGTCGTAACACTTGCAATGATGAAAATGAAGAAAGATCTGGCACCATACCTGTAATTTCATTCCATCCCATATTCAAAGTTTGCAATTGCTTGTGATTACAATTGGACAATGCTTTAGCAAACTCATGAAACTGGCCACTCAGCCTGTTTCCGGAAAGGTCTAATTCTCTCAAGCTGCAAACATGAAACAATGATATAGGTATTTGGCCTTCGAGTTGGTTGCTGGCAAGATTCAAGTATTCAAGAGAGCTCAAGTCCCCTATGGCTTGTGGTATGGTTCCCCTCAGAGAATTATGATCCAAATTGAGCATGGCTAGGCTGCTAGTAGAGTTCATTATCCATGGAAATATCAAAGACGAGTTCATCAAATTGTTGCCAGAGAGATCCACAAATGACAGAGAAGTGGAGAAATTTGCAGCTGGAGAAAGTGACGAGGGGATGGAATCTGAAAGATCACAACCATTGAAGTCCAAGTATTGTAGATGAGAAAGACCACTCACTAGTTGTTGCCAATTGTTTGCAGTGCTAAGATTAACCTTAGGGAGTGAAAGATGCCTCAGAAATGAAAGATGAGATAACCATTGCAAACCAGAACTCAAAGATATTTGGTAAGAGGAGCTAAGGTCAAGATACTCCAAATTTGAAAGATTTCCAAAATTTTCAGGAATAGTTCCATTGAAATCATTTTCACTCAAATCCAAATATTTCAAGGATAAGAGACTTCCAAGTTGTGGAGGAATGTTCCCATGAAAAGAGTTGGATCCCAAATGAAGGTACACTAAATTTGAGAGGTTTGAAATTTGAGGAGGAATTTCTGCTAAGAGGCTATTATATCCAAGATCAAGATATTCCAAGAAGAGTAAGTTCCCAAACTGATGGGGTACTTTTCCTTGGAAGCCAGAGTGTGAAAGATTGAGGTATCTCAAATGGGTTAAAGAGGCAATAAAGATAGGAATTGATGGGGTGAGATTGAAAGAAATGTAACTAAGATCCAAATAATTCAAATGATGCAACTCAGCCAGTGCTGCAGTAATGGAGCCAGCTCTTACAATATGATCAGAAACATGAAGATCAAGCTTCAAAACATGGCCTGTTTCATTGCTACACTGAATGTGTTCCCAGTTACAACACTCTTTTAGATTGTCTCCATGTCCCCAAGAAGAAAGCCAAGCATTGTTGTTGAGATGAAAACCCTGTTTCAAAGCAAGTAGTGCATGCCTTTCACTCTCTATGCACTTCACAGTAACGTTGACAATCATGGGGTTTAATGCAAGTACATGTAACACTGATATGTGCATGAAGAACACAATAAAGACATAATAATGAAATGCCATAGAAAACCTTGGATTCATGGTAATTGTGTAGCAAACGGAAGCGTGTATACATGAATGAAAGAGGAATGATTATTTACAAGAGCAAAGGTCAGTCATATATTAAGCTTAAGCTAGCTACTTATGTGTCAAAGACTAGTCCAAAATTGAAGACATGAAGAATGGAGTTGAATTGATCAACGCGGTTTAACTAATAGATATTAATTACTTAGACCAAGTAACTAGTGCACTAGTGCAGTGAACCCATACAGATGAATGAAGTTGATCAGCGCGTTTTAATTAAGACTAGATTAAGACCTGCCATATATTAAGAgctaaattaattatattataatataaatttaaaatattatattagattaatagttaaattagtttttaaaaaataagacattttttaaatttgtccttcaaagatttttttaattaaattagtccaTTAAAGATTACGAATTAATCATATCTGTCTTTTAATTACCCCATTCACAATTTTCGTATATAAAATGTTAACTGATGGTATACATGACACATAACATGTTGAATTAAACGTTGACtaaatatatttatgaaaatcAATCAATTTAATCACTAGGTTATATTAGAAATAGGATTCCTGTAATTGGGGAAGatgactaaattaataaatttttataaacataTTTGATCAATATCCAATTAGACATATCAGGTATTTTATCAtgtcaatttttgaaaaaaaattgttaatagaGTGATTAGAGggcaaatataattaattcccAATTTTTAAAGGaccaatttgattgaaaaaatctTTCACGAATGAATTTGAAGAGTGTCTTATCTTTGAGAGACTAATTTTTTGGTGAACAAccaagtgaaaaaaaaaaagcagaaaagaaaaagaaaagaaataag
This window contains:
- the LOC130973660 gene encoding receptor-like protein EIX1 isoform X1 encodes the protein MNPRFSMAFHYYVFIVFFMHISVLHVLALNPMIVNVTVKCIESERHALLALKQGFHLNNNAWLSSWGHGDNLKECCNWEHIQCSNETGHVLKLDLHVSDHIVRAGSITAALAELHHLNYLDLSYISFNLTPSIPIFIASLTHLRYLNLSHSGFQGKVPHQFGNLLFLEYLDLGYNSLLAEIPPQISNLSNLVYLHLGSNSFHGNIPPQLGSLLSLKYLDLSENDFNGTIPENFGNLSNLEYLDLSSSYQISLSSGLQWLSHLSFLRHLSLPKVNLSTANNWQQLVSGLSHLQYLDFNGCDLSDSIPSSLSPAANFSTSLSFVDLSGNNLMNSSLIFPWIMNSTSSLAMLNLDHNSLRGTIPQAIGDLSSLEYLNLASNQLEGQIPISLFHVCSLRELDLSGNRLSGQFHEFAKALSNCNHKQLQTLNMGWNEITGMVPDLSSFSSLQVLRLDSNGLNGTLHEGIGQLSNLRELRLGNNSLEGLISESHFSKLSMLLTLDLSHNSLVFNISNEWVPPFKLIKIKLASCILGPDFPKWLQNQHNMNWLDISGAEISSNVPNWFWEFLPTMVKLNLSHNHFKGKIENLPLIPQSALQIDLSSNSFEGPVPAFLSMSAQVFLSNNMFSTANLFLCSNVSANTEYLDLSNNHIRGQLPDCWMNFQSLGFLDLSNNYFHGSLPRSMGSLRQIQSLHLGDNNFSGEIPLSFVNCTELKLFDAAKNNLTGPFPSWIGNNLSNLFILSLHSNQFHGSMPLSICNLDELHLLDLSLNSLSGNIPKCIRNLSAMASQATSKVDIFYAYDAYYDDFDGITSFGVNADSASLIWKGKMSKYRSTLGLLRSIDLSSNRFNGEIPSEMMSLVGLVSLNISRNKLVGNIPQGVGQLKSLDFLDLSRNQLSGRIPSQLSQLDRLSVLDLSYNDLSGQIPLGTQLQTRDASAYIGNPKLCGAPLNKTCLIPTQNPVDGNDDHKEQFFTEGFYIALAIGFIMGFWGVSCSLILKKSWRYAYFKFFNDLYDKLYVFAAIKMAKLKRLRS
- the LOC130973660 gene encoding receptor-like protein EIX2 isoform X2, producing MNPRFSMAFHYYVFIVFFMHISVLHVLALNPMIVNVTVKCIESERHALLALKQGFHLNNNAWLSSWGHGDNLKECCNWEHIQCSNETGHVLKLDLHVSDHIVRAGSITAALAELHHLNYLDLSYISFNLTPSIPIFIASLTHLRYLNLSHSGFQGKVPHQFGNLLFLEYLDLGYNSLLAEIPPQISNLSNLVYLHLGSNSFHGNIPPQLGSLLSLKYLDLSENDFNGTIPENFGNLSNLEYLDLSSSYQISLSSGLQWLSHLSFLRHLSLPKVNLSTANNWQQLVSGLSHLQYLDFNGCDLSDSIPSSLSPAANFSTSLSFVDLSGNNLMNSSLIFPWIMNSTSSLAMLNLDHNSLRGTIPQAIGDLSSLEYLNLASNQLEGQIPISLFHVCSLRELDLSGNRLSGQFHEFAKALSNCNHKQLQTLNMGWNEITGIGQLSNLRELRLGNNSLEGLISESHFSKLSMLLTLDLSHNSLVFNISNEWVPPFKLIKIKLASCILGPDFPKWLQNQHNMNWLDISGAEISSNVPNWFWEFLPTMVKLNLSHNHFKGKIENLPLIPQSALQIDLSSNSFEGPVPAFLSMSAQVFLSNNMFSTANLFLCSNVSANTEYLDLSNNHIRGQLPDCWMNFQSLGFLDLSNNYFHGSLPRSMGSLRQIQSLHLGDNNFSGEIPLSFVNCTELKLFDAAKNNLTGPFPSWIGNNLSNLFILSLHSNQFHGSMPLSICNLDELHLLDLSLNSLSGNIPKCIRNLSAMASQATSKVDIFYAYDAYYDDFDGITSFGVNADSASLIWKGKMSKYRSTLGLLRSIDLSSNRFNGEIPSEMMSLVGLVSLNISRNKLVGNIPQGVGQLKSLDFLDLSRNQLSGRIPSQLSQLDRLSVLDLSYNDLSGQIPLGTQLQTRDASAYIGNPKLCGAPLNKTCLIPTQNPVDGNDDHKEQFFTEGFYIALAIGFIMGFWGVSCSLILKKSWRYAYFKFFNDLYDKLYVFAAIKMAKLKRLRS